CTAGGGATCTGTTCTGGTTTCTTCACATAAATAGAGTGCACCTTCAACAAAATACTGTGGTGCTTCAGAAGAATGATGCCAAAAATCTTATCCTCTGTACCGATGCCCAAATTTTATCTTCCAGTTTGAAATGAGTTAGTAGCGAAAATTCCTTAGTCTGTTCACCAGTGATTGATGGATGATGATAGATGATCTTGACAAGTCTGCTTTATTTACTAACACTGTTTGTTAGTAGTATTAGCCTCTATGAACTTTAGTATACAAAACCGTTGAGGAAGGCTACTTGGACACAGGTTGGACTGCAGATTGAGAATCTGGAAATAGGAAATGAATATAGATTCAGCATTTGCTGTCCTAATGTAAAAATAGTTCAAGCCTCTAGTTAAAGACATTCATACTTCTCGAATGCAGCTTCCCTTCCATAGCCACCTTTTTCACCTGGCAGGATGAACAGAGAAAAGGTCCGCCCCAGGGATCAACCCGTGAAAGCTTCGGCATGTTGCCATGAACAGAGACGCCCTCGCCAGGTTTCATCTCCAACTGGCAGACTGCACAATCATGCAGCTTGAACATATTTCCTGCCGGATAATTTACATTCAACCTGGGGACCAGTTAAAAGGGTTTAGGCTATATTTTATAGAATCATATGCGTATGCCATGTCCAAATCTTAATAGGGGAAAATTTTCATCAAGTATATGATTCAGGAAAAATAAGGACaaaacaactactccctccgacccatattgtttcaaatttgcccaaatatggatgtatctatgtttaaaaagcgtctagatacatgtaatatttcgacaagtaattccggccagaGGGAGTATCTAATTTGTGGGAGACACATGAAACAAGATAATCTTTTCAACAAGTGCAATTGTTTAAAAAGAGGAAGAGATTCCTTTTTTCAGCAGAGTAATGTCAAAATATCACCTAGACCTATTAACCAATGAAAGTAAGATGATGCATAATGACAAGTGACACTAGCTCCCAGgacatctctttttttttctcgaacaacCCAGGACATCTCTGAGAGTTACATCCTTGACCATGATACAGTAGACTGATGCATGCTCCCAGTATATCCACTAAATATGAGTTTCAACTGTCTCCAGTATATCACAGAAATGCTAACCTTTGAGAAAGCATCGCGGAGCCCTCTTCGTATAGTTCCTCAACTACATCAGGTTCAAAACACCCATTGTCTGTCTGCTCTTCAGACAATTCATCAGAGGGCCTCCGACGGAATAAAGATATGATGCCTCCTTTCCCATGCCTCTTTAATGGCGGACTTAGCTTTTCTGGTGGTAATATGTCGACGACTATGCAAGTAGTATCATCTCGTAGTCCCTTTGAGCTCACAGCTTCCTATATATGAAGATTATGAATCATAAGCATACCAAGATATGCAGCAGCAGGAATGATACATCCCAGATGTAAATGATTTCAGTACTTTAACAATTCGATTTGCAGCGGATTCAGCTGGCAGCCCCCTGGTGCAGTTCAGAGCTTCCTGAAAGCGCAGTGCATCCCACACACCATCGCTAGCAATGACAAGCCGCCCTCCGGCATTGGACAGCTGCAATAAGTTTGGATACGTCAAATCTCAGATCTATTATGACATGATTTACAGGTTTAGGAAAGCAGCTGTTTTTATCGAAGATTTTTTTGGGTAATTGGTGTCagatatttatttattttcaaacCATGCAGCAGGACTGCATTATATTATTAGAGAAGAAGCAAGATAGTTGAGTGCAACAAGAGAAcaagaaagagaaaataaacatatcagcAACTAAAACGACCAGCAAACAAGAGTGACGGGCAAATGGCCCGCAGGTCTTTGGCGCCGGCGAGGCACCATTTCTTGCAGTCTGCCTTGAGCTTCTCGACAATGGTAGATATTATCAAATAACGCAGCAGAATCTTTTTCACCAGTTGCTCTGATACAAAGAAGTGTTGTCGATATCACACCTTTACTTGCTTCACATGTGGGACAGGAACTATATATTCTCCAACATCAGTATCGCCAATTGACCTTGATAAACACAATCCGCCTGGCCAGCATCTGAGTGGACCAATCTGAATAATGATTGCAGAGGGAAAATGTAAATTAAAAATAGCCACTGAAGGCTACATCTATAGCAGGATATATCAAAGGGGAAGACAGAAATGGAATTAACAGCCTAGCACATGGCTGTTAACTTGGTAACTGACAAACATACACAAATGAAAAGAACATACCCCAGCACCCCCAGCAATATTTATTCTACCGACGTCACCACCACTTGCTGTTACACGTTCCACCCTGCAGTAATGGACCTTAGTTTAGTGACAGAGCTAAGGGTATTATAGAAAGAAAATGGAAGTCTGGATGTATGAACATACTCCTCCTCGTTTGCATCGAGGCGGTGGTCAGCAGATAAATAGTATACTGAACCTTCAGCGGATTCTAGAATACAGCGTGAATCACCAACCGATGCTACAGTGACAACCCATCCGTCTATTATGACAAAAGTCACAGTGGTCCCTGAACGTGCAGCTGAAAAATGATTTAACAGTCAGTTTACGCTACAGAGAAACAATAATTAAGATATCATGAAATATAAGCAGCTAAAACATGAAGGTGTTCAGCTATGCAGTAAACAGTAATAATACAGTATACTacctccttttcaaaaaggttggcgtatttggtttcgttaagacgaagctttgaccaagaataactttattaatatgtaatttATATGATAGGAAACCACAATTATCagcaagaacttttgaagatgaatctattgatataaaatcatatcttaaaaaatgcatattaataaagtaattcttggtcaaagctatgtcttaacgaaaccaaatacgccaacctttgtgaaagggagggagtactttgtaAAGCTTGCCTTACCACCGATAACTACTTATTACGGATGATAAATATGCATAAATGGCATCCTgttttaacaaaaaataatacttCCACATGAATGCATAAGATAAACGAGGAAGATATGTTTCCAAGAAAAGGGGACAGTGGATGGGGGGATGCAACAAACATCCAGATGATGGATCATGCATACATGATGTATCATATTGGTAATGCTTCCAGGTTTGAATCTAGTGAAAGAATATACCTTTTGTTTGGAAATCTTTATCAGTCTTAACAAAACCTGCAACTAGTGCCCTTGGCAAAGCGGCTGTCCACTCCTCACTTGTAAGATTTGGAGGAATAGCAGCTAGCACATTGTTTGAGAGATTCTCCCTGGTGTATATGGCAGCGGCAGATCCATTGTGGCCATCGAAAATCTGAAGGAGAGAAGCCAGAATAATAGTTCCAGTCAGACTAACCACCACTTAAGTTGGTGTGTCAGAAATTTAAAAGTAGCAAAATAGTCTTAACTCATTGTTTAGCACTGAATTATCACAAGAATATTCAGTTGTGGATTGGGTTTACCATTCACATTGCATTACTTATGGCAAAAGGTCTTGTTTGAGTTGATATAATTACTAGGGGTGATTCACATTGCCAACTGCCGGAAGCCCAAAAGATCTAACACAGACAGGAATTTATGATTGAATATTCCCAAACTCAGTAGTCTTTTGACCACCGAAATGACCAGAATTAAAAAACATTAAGGCCAGCAAGGCATTAGCTGACATATGTCCCCATGTGCCTTTATGCAATCACTCCGCAAAATAAGGCCTATCAATCATGCTCCTCAATGCAAAAGACAAAATACACACTACAGCTACAGCAAGCACAGAGTTTCATGGACAAAAGATTAGAAAAAGGTCGGTAGATGAGGCTTTCTTTTTACATGTTTACACTAACACATTTTAACTTATGAAAGATGAAGCAACCACATGATTCATGGAGTGCAGAGGCATCACTGTGAAGCTGCGAGCTCTACTTATTATGCCAATTGAACTGCGTAAAAGACTTTTGGTTGATATGTCTCACTGGCATTATCGCAAAAGAAAAGCAGCAAACTAAACTCAATGAAACCAACATGGCAAGTACATTAATGCTActgcaaagaaagaaattggATCATAGATACTGAGGCATTACCGCGAATACCGAGATGGTGTCGTCGCTGCCTGCATTGTCGCAAGGGCCCTCTGCTGGAGCGCGGTGGCACTTGGCCACGAGAAGGGTGAAGTCCTCCCCTTTCTTGCTCTTGTTGGCCTCCCCAAACAGGATGTCCGGCTTCTCCACCTTCTGGTTGCACAGCTCACGCTTCAGCAGAACGGCCAGGGGCACACCTGAGCCATCCGCCTCGGCGTGCACCGCCATGGATCGAGCCTCCAAAACTCCCACAACCCCAATTCTCCAATTCCTAGAAATTACACGGAGATGGATCTATAACAGCGCAAGAAATGCGAGCAAGGAAACGGCCCCGGAAATCGATTGGCCAAAAGCTCCTAGAGCATCACTGCCGCGGAGACCCCTCTAGTAGATAAACCTAGAAATTTGGCCGAATTGGACCAGAAAACTCTCAAGTTGGCACTCTAGCGGCATGGATCCGGAACTACGCGGCTTGAGCAAGAAACAAGACGCGCATTGACCAAAACTCGGATGGAACAGCAGAAGATGGGAGAAGGAAACCGCCGCTACTTATTATTCTAGAGGCGGTGGGGAGCGGAGTGGTGGGAGGCAGCGAATGCGACCGGGAGAAGAGGAGATTGGGAAAAATTCGGTGATGGATTAAGAAGGGGGTGGATTAGCTAGCTGGAGGATCTGGGCTGGGAGGAATTAGTTAAAGCCGTTATTGGACGGCTTAACGTGCGCGCCAGGATGAGCACGCAGGATCGCGCTGTCagatttgatttgttttttctaggTTGCAACTACCTGTCTGTAAACCATTGTTCCTTATCTAATCTCCTTTGTTTTAAAAATCTTCGAAATGCAGATAAGCGTACCAGCTGGTCTAGAAGAAAACTGCAGTTAGCTGTATACATACATGTCGACAACGTTGTGCAGATTCCATGCTCTTCACAAGGGATTTTGTTCCATGGGTCTGTCCTCCGCTTCCAAGATGTCGGTGTCAATCCTAGACTGCGCTGCTTATGTACTTTCTTCCTCTGTCTCAAAACAAGCGACGTggctatacaaattcacgtcacttattttgtgacggaggaagtatatctCTTTTACCCATTACCATTTCCTGCTTTTGCTagtttggttttggtttggaGTGTTGATCCATTCGAAAAATATGTTACATGCTGCAGAACTTGGAAAATAGGAAAGTCATCCATTTCAAGCTCAGTAAGTAGTGCCGAACAAGGTCTTCATAGTCCAGCCTGATTTTGAACTCAGTTCcagctcttcctcttcttggaTATACTCCTCCCGTTTCAAAAAGATTGGCACGTAATTCAAAGTCACGCCAACCTTTATGGCACGGAGAAATAGATTGTAGAGACAATCTCACTTCTCAGCTCAGAGTAAACAGGACAAACACCTTAACTCAGAGTAACTTCTTTTCATTCATCACATTTTAAGCTCACCTCGCACAGGGTGCTCCACTCACTCGTTCCTAGGATTCTAAACCAGCACCTAATAATACCCCAACATCTCAAGCGACCACTTACGTAAAAAGACAAGGCTCAACAGGAATCTGAATTTTCGTAATAACACTCTGACAGCACGTGTAGTCCTCCACTGCTGCTTCACATGGTCATATCTGTCTCTTCTCAACAACACTATGGACTATGGTGGATTGGTGGTACACCGTTCGCTTCACTGAAGAGTTGAAACCATAATCAACTCCGATTGGTTAGCAGATGATGACAGCATTTTGACCAGCCCTTCTCAACTCTAAGCTGGACATTTTCAGCACAATTGGTAGACATACAGATGGGTACGACCAGCACTACTTGATTTAACAGATCATACGCTGAAAATGGATGGACTGGGATTATTATCCTTAAGTAGATAGATCAGGGCTATTGTGTATGATTGCAGAGATTAAATTTGGACGTCACAGGAATGGGCATCACATGTCAAGTTGCACACTTGCTCTTGCAGTTACGAAGCAGAATTTACAAAATGCCAGCCAGGTGCTGCCACAGATAAACCCTTCCTTACAAGTGCATATTTCTGAATCCATCTAAGGTTCATAATAGATGACTACAAGAAACTACCAAGTTAATATTTCCAAAGTAATCCATTTGCATACTCGCTGGATACGACTCAGGGTAGATCTAAATCGCTAGAACGCCTGCAAGACTCAAAAAAGGACAAGGAAACAAGTCACTATGAAGGTAGTACCGGACTTAAAGTGTTTCATTATCAGCTAAGGGTGTACCATTCACTAAAAACTGCAGAAAAAGTAACATTTAAATGTccacaaatatagttttcaaGCACATCCAAGGAGACTTGCATGCCATTTCATCAAGATTTGAGGCAGTTATATACAAGAAATGGTACACACAACCACAGCCCGCCCAGACACTCTAACCACTCCTCTCTTACGAAAAAAAGCTAAACCTACAAGAAGCAAGAGTATCTTAACTGAGAAGTTTATACAGAAAAGTTGAGTACACAGTTTAAATACTGATGTTTAGGGCGGGGCAAGACAAGAAAAATCCTGCAAAGAGCATCCAAGCCAAGATAATCCCCTGCTGTTGGAAGAAAATACCATATCCTAAACACAATTCGGTAAATTTTATGTAGTGTCAATAGACTTCTGGCCATAGTTACCAAGAACCCGGATTGCTCGGGTCGAGGAACGGGGTCGCGGGTCGGGGGTCGCTGCCTCTGGGACAAACTGAAGAAGAACTACCTTGTTGTATCGACCCATGCGATCCCGATCCCAAATTGGGTCGACGGTTGCGGGATGTGGTACCGACCCGCGTTCCCGGCTTCTATGCTGGCCACAAAAAGCTTCTGTGGACATTAGTTGGTGCATTTGGTTCACGGTCAGGTAAAGATGGATAGAGATAGCCATGGATAGCATGGATAAGGATATCCCTTTTTTCCCTTTCAAAAAATGGGTATCTCttttttgtgtttggttgcataACTTGGATGAGCCAATATCCTGTGTGGTTAGACATATGAGAGATGGATAGGGCGAGTCCAGTTTCTGTTTGGTTAAAAGATAGGGTGGTTATGGTGTTGTGGTGACCTTGTGGTAAGATCAGGGCCGTTATCTAGGAATTCGAGGCCCTGGAATGAAATGTAAAATGAGGCCCTAAAATTAGAAAAATGTTGcataaccaaaatatttcacTTAATTATATTACTTcccctctaaaaaaaaaacttaattaTGTTACTTTAACATACGGTAGTTCTTACGGTACGTtggaaaacattttttgtgaTTGCGCGATAAAGTCATGAACGCGAAAGTACCAACGGTTTGCTTTGAAGTGGATTATGGATTTCTCAATTAGCTGATAAGAGCAGATGAGCGGAAGACAACATGAGCCGAGCAGCAAGGCGACGATAGAGGAAATCACACGCTAGTGACTGTGTCCCTGGCTGTATGATCGATCAGTGGAGATTGGAAAATTGGAGATAGGCTGATAGTAGACGAGGCGTCATGCGGCTATGTGAACAGAAGCAGTCGTTtagccttttcctttttctgtttaatgattatttttctttttctgctgtAATTAAGGATTGTAATTAATATTAAGGCAAGATTAGGGGGCCCTAAAAAATTGGAGGCCCTGAACCATCGCACACCTCGCTCCTGTCAATATACGGGCCCTGGGTAAGATGGTGTGACATTACCTCTGCTAATATTATCATACTGAAATGTTAAAAGATACTCACTTTCTGTAGAAAATTACAATAAAGAATATTATATTTCATCAATATGCAAAATAAGTTGAGAAAACACATATACATCGATTGGAGTCAGCCTATAATATTTTTGGATAGCCCTGAAGGAAAATTGCAAGAAaagcataattttttttgcttgtaactaaacatgttgagAAAACACGCAAAAACAAATTGGTTTGGATATGGAGCTACAGCACATGAAGATCTGCTTCCACCCAGTGCCAGATCTACGAATTTATTATAGGGGGTGCCAAGCTTGACATGTAAAAGTCATCTGTCAACACGAACATAATGAATAAGACGCAAGGTTTAAAATTTGCTTGAAAGGACAATAATATGGATAGTTAAACATGGACTCATAGTAGGAGAACACCAACAAAAACCTTAACTAGAGGAGTATTTTAGTCTTTGGTTGAAAAGAGACGGCGGACGGAGGAGGGAAGCTGGAGAGAAGCGGCAACGTCATTTTTTCCAGTGGCCGGCACCGGAGCTTGAGAATCAGACAGATCCAGAGAGCAATGAGGAACAGAGAGGGTTCAGAAAGCGGTGAATTGAGTGAGGGGCGCGAGAGGGTGAGTGCATTGGTTCTGCATGGGCTCGGTGAAAGGTGGTTGCCCTCATCCGGCTGACTCGGTCAGATTTGGCCAGCCAAGATATCAGAAGTACTCCCTGCGTTTGGCTGCCGCAGCTACTGCATCTGTCTTGATGCAACATACTAGAGTGGGTTTGGTTCATGGGATATCCTTAGATGGGGTGGGGATAGCCATCTTTTCAGTGGATGTCGGTTGTTTGATTTGAGAGATAGGGTGGTTGAGGGAATGAGAGCAACCAACcaatttaatactccctctctCCCATATCAAGTGTCGCTGATAAAACAGCGACACTTGATAAATCAAGGCCTGTAGTGGATGCCATGAATCTACAGTTGACGCAATCAAGAATAGTCAATCCATTCTCCAAATATTCTCTTGTCAGGGCTTTGGATTTCGATTTTGACAAAGAAAATGGTACTCCTCAAAACCACCAAAATTTTGAGAAGCTCGAAATTACTAATGAAGACAGACGGtcactttttttgtttgaatttggaaaaaaataaactgtACAATAAATATCTAGAATTCTATTAAATCACAAGACCTGTACTAGCTTTGTAGTATGTCCTTGTGTTTCCTTGCTAAAGGCCCCAGCAGTAAAACTAAACAAAAGTGGTGCCTGTGATGTTATTCGACCCTAGAGCTCCAGTGTAAGGGAGAGAGAACTAAGCACCATGCAAACACAATTATTTAGTAGTTCGGGATTCTATCATCAATTTACCAGTGAAAATTTGAAATGCTGCCCTTTTTTTACGAGACAAATATTTTGGCCACCCTCAAATCACCAAAATATTTCATCCAAAATTTAAACCATGCTCTCCTATACCCTATGTTAACTAATCCCTAACAGACATGTCGTCTTGCTATACTTGGCACAGTAGTTATCATGTTGTGGATCAAGGTTCACAACAAAAGCATCACTCCTATAGAGATTAAATTTCCTTAAATAAATCAGAAGTCTTAAATTTTCAAGTTAGCAGATGTACAAATAAGGTTGAAATTTGGCTGATCACGAGATGAAATCTAAGCCAATACGGAAATGGGATATGTGCACAATTTTCATGTCTATAAGACTATAATTAAAGTTTACCACGCAGTAGGACTATACCTAAATTTTGGTCATAACTCATAAGcaattttataattttatCTGCTAAGTGAACTTGGCATATGGATTGCCATCTGCAACAGGGCAAATACATTCGGAACTAGATTTTTAAAACATTCAGTTCAAGTATTCAACCAATGCAAACAATGGACAAGAATAAAGTACCTAGGCATTGCTTCATTAATGATCATCTTCATAGTAAGAGCTTGCCCTAAATATGTAGACCTGCATCATTTACATAACAGAGGTCACATGGATCACACGAACTGCTACTCAGAATCACTTCTTATATCTGCTTCGAATGGAGGAATTTGTCAATTTGATATGGATGTTGGGAtaatagtatttttttttcctgcaaaacTGTAGCGTTCGAAACAGACCTGATTGTCATATTTTGTGAATAATTAAAGGCGGTTTCCTAGTTTCACAGCTCAACAATTAAAAATATACAACATACAGAAACCATAGAAGTTTGATATACATTGACTCCAGTTATTTTATGACCATAACCAGTTTTTCTCATGTGATAGCTCAATTGATTTCACATCATTATTTCCATGAGGATGATATTAATGGAACAAGCAAATGTCATGAATTGAGAATCATTCATAACACATCATGTGAATGCGACAAACTCTGAGTAAGTTCCATTAGCAATGCATACCAACTTAAAACCTCACCTTGAAGAATGCCTTCTTAATCAGCTGGAATACCAAGCAATCACCATCAACCAGCTCATGATCGACGGCGAACTCTCTCCACCCTTTGTTAAGGCTGCTAGTGTGTGGACGGTAGAATGTGCGGtactcctcctcatcatcatccaccAAATACACTCTTGCGTCTTGCTGCGGGAGATGCTCAGTGCTGAACTGAGACGGGATATGCTGCCAGATATCCCATAAAATCAACATCCAATAATCAATCCTCTCTCAGAGGGGGATGGTAACAGTAGGTTAGTGGAAGTTTCTTCTTTACCAGGTTGGAAAGAGTCTGAGTCATGGGTCTGACAAAGGTAGGGTAGTCAGAGCTCAACTCATCCTTTAGCTCTTCGGCCTTGCTAACGGCGTATGCATGATCAGGTTTTAATTCTTTTTGCTTCTGCGAATAAATTGCCTGTTTGCGGAGGCCGGGGTATACCCCCATTtcgaaaaggaaaacaaaagaaagcgTTATGCCCTATGACCATTTTATTTTCCCTCAAGAAAGAGTAGTCGGGCTGTGGAAAATGATATGGGATCCTCGGTTGTGGACACATACATTCTCGCGGTAGTTCGGCCGCTCGGGGATGCTGGCGATGCGGTTGGAACGCCGGCGCGGTGCGTCCTTGCCGGCGTCTCGTTGCGCCGGGGCCTTCCGCTTCTGCGCCACCAACCGAACCAGACTAGTCAGCCATACGGAATACTGAACCAAAGGAATAGCGGAGGTTGGGGGGTCGATCGATTTGACGAACCTGTTtgggcttggcggcggcctcacggacggcggcggagaggtgGTGCAGGCgcagctcctccagcttcctcTTGTTCTCCTCTACCTGCCTCCTTCGCTGCTCCTCATACGAGTTCGCTTCAGCCATTTCTTCCctcttcttggtttcctcTCTTTTAGGGTTTACTCTTTCAGCTGTTTGGGAGGGGGAACTGAGCGGACTAGGGAGATTGATTTCCCGTAGAACTGATAAACGAACGAATTGAATGAGTTTGCTGCAAATCCAAGAATTGTGGCGCCGATTTTGGCAGCGGCtttcaattttcaaatttggggggagggagagagagagagaggagggggtAAAACCGCGAACTCGGAATGCCCATGGGCCAAAATCGGGCCTGAGCTTGGCAGGACGGTCCGTGGGCCGTACCATGTCTGTCTAATTTTACCGTTCGAGTTGTAACACGCGAGCCTTTGCACTTGCAGTGGTGACAGTCAGGACTGCTTGCCCGAGTCCAAGTGGATAACCATGCCGCCCGTCGTCGCGGtcccctcggcggcggcgctccggcGACCGCAGCCCTTCCGATTTCTCCACCCTCCTAGAAGCCTAAACCTAGCCATAACCCGCTGCGCCCCTTCCCCTTCGCCCCCGGCAGAGGCGCAGTCAGTGAAGCCGAAGCCACGGAGGTACCCGAAGCAGTTCCCAGGCGAGGCGGTGGGCGTCGCCGAGGAGATGCGGTTCGTCGCCATGCGCCTCCGCAACCCTAAGCGCACTACTCTCAAGGAAAAAACGGTGGCGGAGGGAGCTACGGAGGAGGCTGAATCgaatggggaggaggagcccaaCCACGAAGCTGAGGAGGAGGGCAACCACGAAATGGAGGAGCACGACGATGAGGAAGTGGAGGGGGAGTGGGTGCCGAGCATGGAAGGGTTCGTGAGCTATCTGGTGGATAGCAAGCTCGTCTTCGACACCGTCGAGCGGATCATAGCCGGGTCCACGGACGTTGCATGTGAGTGAGCTTTGTTTTCTCCATTCCTTGCTAACTGTAGAGGCCAAAGGTTGCATTGCCCCTTACTATTGAATTCGGCATATTAGAGGCCTACAGTTGATGTGTCATTAGTGTTGCAAATTTTGAATTGGAGGTGTTTGGGGTTACAAGCTGTGATGATAGCaatgccatttaatttatAGTGCTGAGTTGAGGTGTCCTCTGAAAAATGTGAAGTCTCGACATGATACTTTAATGCTGAAGTGCGTTCACCGGCAAGTTGTGTAAGATACAGTTCTGGCGAAGCAGTGAGACCTGTTCTGGATATGTAGTGATTTGTCCTCCGACTGAATACTTTTTGAAAGATGCATATCTTTGGGCTGGTTGAAATATACTGGTAAAGAAGTATGTTGAAGACAGACCATATTTTAGTGCACTGACACAACTTATCTCCAGGAAGATCTCAACACCAGCATGAATTACTAATCACGCTTCATTTAGAAATTACAAGGTTAATTTTATATCGCCCTTAATAAACATTTAGTGCCTACCAGAGAGCTCACAACCTACAAAGGTTCTAATGTACACCAAAGTTACTCGTTGCATCAGTACAACAGAAACTGCAGCTGATACTCGCCTATTATTAATTTAATGTTGATTCAGATGTTTACTTCAGGAAAAGTGGTTTGGAACGTTCAGCTAGCATCGAAAAA
This is a stretch of genomic DNA from Brachypodium distachyon strain Bd21 chromosome 1, Brachypodium_distachyon_v3.0, whole genome shotgun sequence. It encodes these proteins:
- the LOC100844811 gene encoding probable protein phosphatase 2C 12 produces the protein MAVHAEADGSGVPLAVLLKRELCNQKVEKPDILFGEANKSKKGEDFTLLVAKCHRAPAEGPCDNAGSDDTISVFAIFDGHNGSAAAIYTRENLSNNVLAAIPPNLTSEEWTAALPRALVAGFVKTDKDFQTKAARSGTTVTFVIIDGWVVTVASVGDSRCILESAEGSVYYLSADHRLDANEEEVERVTASGGDVGRINIAGGAGIGPLRCWPGGLCLSRSIGDTDVGEYIVPVPHVKQVKLSNAGGRLVIASDGVWDALRFQEALNCTRGLPAESAANRIVKEAVSSKGLRDDTTCIVVDILPPEKLSPPLKRHGKGGIISLFRRRPSDELSEEQTDNGCFEPDVVEELYEEGSAMLSQRLNVNYPAGNMFKLHDCAVCQLEMKPGEGVSVHGNMPKLSRVDPWGGPFLCSSCQVKKVAMEGKLHSRNSQSAVQPVSK
- the LOC100845120 gene encoding probable inactive heme oxygenase 2, chloroplastic → MPPVVAVPSAAALRRPQPFRFLHPPRSLNLAITRCAPSPSPPAEAQSVKPKPRRYPKQFPGEAVGVAEEMRFVAMRLRNPKRTTLKEKTVAEGATEEAESNGEEEPNHEAEEEGNHEMEEHDDEEVEGEWVPSMEGFVSYLVDSKLVFDTVERIIAGSTDVAYVYFRKSGLERSASIEKDLEWFREQGIEIPEPSTSGSTYAAYLSELAGSSAPAFLSHYYNIYFSHTTGGMAIGNKICNKILEGRVLEFYKWDTDAELLLKDTREKLNELSKHWSRKDRNLCLKETAKCFQYMGRLVRLIIS
- the LOC100830076 gene encoding B3 domain-containing protein Os06g0194400, giving the protein MVRPTDRPAKLRPDFGPWAFRVRGFTPSSLSLSLPPNLKIESRCQNRRHNSWICSKLIQFVRLSVLREINLPSPLSSPSQTAERVNPKREETKKREEMAEANSYEEQRRRQVEENKRKLEELRLHHLSAAVREAAAKPKQKRKAPAQRDAGKDAPRRRSNRIASIPERPNYRENAIYSQKQKELKPDHAYAVSKAEELKDELSSDYPTFVRPMTQTLSNLHIPSQFSTEHLPQQDARVYLVDDDEEEYRTFYRPHTSSLNKGWREFAVDHELVDGDCLVFQLIKKAFFKVYIFRASSYYEDDH